From Acidipropionibacterium acidipropionici, one genomic window encodes:
- a CDS encoding xylulokinase codes for MTTQTDRQRPYVAGVDSSTQSCKVVILDPATGRTVRQGRGSHPDGTEIDPEYWWQGFLEAVEDAGGLDDVAALSVGGQQHGMVCLDADGKVIRPALLWNDTRSGQAAADLVDELGAGAWANATGSVPVASLTVTKLRWLADHEPDNASRIAAICLPHDWLTWRISGSTDLHDLITDRSDASGTGYMARQEPAYRYDILARALHLSVDAAQQIILPRILGPWDVAGHGDPSRGWGEIVLGPGCGDNAGSALGIDLGPGQALISIGTSGVAAAVSKGSVADPSSLVTGFSDATGHWLPLACTLNASRIIDAIGTIIGADYAEVNELALSVPDAGGLTLTPYFEGERTPNLPDATASITGMTLANSDRAHMARAAVEGLLDLMRGALDAVRNLGVPVDKVLLVGGGAQSKAVQVLAAERLDAEVEIPETGEYVAIGAAKQAAQVLGR; via the coding sequence GTGACGACACAGACCGATCGGCAGCGGCCCTACGTGGCGGGGGTGGACTCGTCCACCCAGTCCTGCAAGGTGGTGATCCTCGACCCCGCGACCGGGCGGACCGTCCGGCAGGGCCGCGGCTCCCACCCCGACGGCACCGAAATCGACCCCGAGTACTGGTGGCAGGGATTCCTCGAGGCCGTCGAGGACGCCGGCGGGCTGGACGACGTCGCCGCCCTGTCCGTGGGCGGTCAGCAGCACGGCATGGTCTGTCTGGATGCCGACGGGAAGGTCATCCGCCCGGCCCTGCTGTGGAATGACACCCGGTCCGGGCAGGCGGCCGCCGATCTGGTCGACGAGCTGGGAGCAGGAGCGTGGGCCAATGCGACCGGCTCTGTGCCGGTGGCGTCCCTGACCGTCACGAAGCTGCGCTGGCTGGCCGATCATGAACCCGACAATGCGTCGCGTATCGCCGCGATCTGCCTGCCCCACGACTGGCTGACCTGGCGGATCTCCGGTTCGACGGATCTTCACGATCTGATCACTGACCGCTCCGACGCGTCGGGCACCGGCTACATGGCCCGCCAGGAACCGGCCTACCGCTACGACATCCTCGCTCGGGCCCTGCACCTGAGCGTGGACGCCGCCCAGCAGATCATCCTGCCGAGGATCCTGGGGCCGTGGGACGTCGCCGGTCACGGGGATCCCTCGCGCGGGTGGGGCGAGATCGTGCTGGGCCCGGGCTGCGGGGACAATGCCGGATCGGCACTGGGTATTGACCTGGGGCCCGGTCAGGCGCTCATCTCCATCGGCACCTCCGGGGTGGCGGCCGCCGTGTCCAAGGGGTCCGTGGCCGATCCCTCCAGCCTTGTCACGGGTTTCTCGGACGCCACCGGACACTGGCTGCCCCTGGCCTGCACGCTCAATGCGTCGCGGATCATCGATGCCATCGGGACGATCATCGGCGCCGACTACGCCGAGGTCAATGAGCTGGCGCTGTCGGTGCCCGACGCCGGCGGACTCACCCTGACGCCGTACTTCGAGGGGGAACGTACCCCGAACCTGCCCGATGCGACGGCGTCGATCACCGGCATGACCCTGGCGAACTCCGACCGGGCACACATGGCGAGGGCCGCGGTCGAAGGTCTGCTGGATCTCATGCGGGGGGCCCTGGACGCCGTCCGGAACCTCGGGGTGCCCGTCGACAAGGTGCTTCTGGTCGGCGGCGGGGCACAGTCCAAGGCCGTGCAGGTGTTGGCCGCAGAGCGCCTGGACGCCGAGGTGGAGATCCCTGAGACCGGGGAGTACGTGGCCATCGGGGCCGCCAAGCAGGCCGCCCAGGTGCTCGGGAGGTAG
- a CDS encoding sulfatase-like hydrolase/transferase gives MTDLSAQSHGQKNILMLMTDQHRVDTLGCYGNEICQTPTIDEIAETGTRFDQWYTPTAICTPARASLFTGYAPFRHKLLANQERNVGYIEDLPADQWTFSQTLRDAGWNCGLVGKWHAGTDRTANDYGFDGLNYQGWHNDINHPDYLKYLEDNGFPPYEIADRYRGVFPNGETGNLLAARLQQPQEATFEHYLADRTIEMLERYAEDRTTSGKPFFLLSSYSGPHLPYVVPDEYFDMYDPADVELPASVAEDFADKPPIQRNYSKHWAFDTMTAEQSRKLIAVYWGYVTMVDHEFGRIIDALKRLGLEDETAVVFSSDHGEFTGSHRLHDKGPAMYDDIYHTGGIIRVPGCPAQVRDEFVSLLDLPATFLDIAGLDPSPAVDSRSLLPLVRGDHPAWDEYVLAEFHGHHFPVAQRMLRGRQYKLVISPESRNEFYDLQADPNELQNRYDDPLLTAERNRMLRILYTRLRDRGDNFYHWMTSMFPVGELDYDPTMSGLDESTYHHDDATAGA, from the coding sequence ATGACTGACCTTTCCGCGCAATCCCACGGCCAGAAGAACATCCTGATGCTGATGACCGATCAGCACCGCGTCGACACCCTCGGTTGCTATGGCAACGAGATCTGTCAGACACCGACCATCGACGAGATCGCCGAGACCGGGACAAGGTTCGACCAGTGGTACACGCCGACGGCGATCTGCACCCCCGCCAGGGCGTCGCTGTTCACCGGCTACGCCCCCTTCCGCCACAAACTGCTCGCCAATCAGGAGCGCAATGTCGGCTACATCGAGGACCTGCCCGCCGACCAGTGGACGTTCTCGCAGACGCTGCGCGACGCCGGCTGGAACTGCGGCCTGGTCGGCAAGTGGCATGCCGGCACCGACCGGACAGCCAACGACTACGGCTTCGACGGCCTGAACTATCAGGGGTGGCACAACGACATCAACCATCCCGACTACCTGAAGTACCTTGAGGACAACGGCTTCCCGCCCTATGAGATCGCCGACCGCTACCGCGGAGTCTTCCCCAACGGGGAGACCGGGAACCTCTTGGCCGCGCGCCTCCAGCAGCCTCAGGAGGCCACCTTCGAGCACTACCTGGCCGACCGCACCATCGAGATGCTGGAGCGTTACGCCGAGGACCGGACGACTTCCGGCAAGCCGTTCTTCCTGCTGTCGAGTTACTCCGGGCCGCACCTGCCCTACGTCGTCCCCGACGAATACTTCGACATGTACGACCCCGCCGATGTCGAACTGCCGGCGTCGGTCGCCGAGGACTTCGCCGACAAGCCGCCGATCCAGCGCAACTACTCTAAGCACTGGGCCTTCGACACGATGACGGCCGAGCAGTCGCGCAAGCTCATCGCCGTCTACTGGGGCTACGTGACGATGGTCGATCATGAGTTCGGCCGGATCATCGACGCCCTGAAGAGACTGGGCCTGGAGGATGAGACGGCGGTCGTCTTCAGCTCGGATCACGGCGAGTTCACCGGGTCTCACCGTCTCCACGACAAGGGCCCGGCGATGTACGACGACATCTACCACACCGGCGGCATCATCCGGGTGCCCGGCTGCCCGGCGCAGGTTCGCGACGAGTTCGTGTCCCTGTTGGATCTGCCGGCCACCTTCCTCGACATCGCGGGCCTGGATCCCTCGCCGGCGGTGGACTCCCGATCGTTGCTGCCTCTGGTCCGCGGCGACCATCCGGCCTGGGACGAATACGTGCTGGCCGAGTTCCACGGCCACCATTTCCCGGTGGCTCAGCGGATGCTGCGCGGACGCCAGTACAAGCTGGTGATCAGCCCCGAGTCGCGCAACGAGTTCTACGATCTGCAGGCCGATCCGAACGAGCTGCAGAACCGGTACGACGACCCGCTGCTGACTGCCGAGCGCAACAGGATGCTGCGGATCCTCTACACGCGGTTGCGCGATCGGGGGGACAACTTCTATCACTGGATGACGTCGATGTTCCCGGTCGGTGAGTTGGATTACGACCCGACGATGTCCGGCCTGGACGAGTCCACCTACCATCACGACGACGCGACTGCCGGTGCGTGA
- a CDS encoding DUF202 domain-containing protein has protein sequence MMKDTETMELPGPVDDGLQIERTILAWKRSLLSGSVLLIAAMKVGIQISLAWTIVMVAGAVVVAGSVAIAITRSYRDASRRFRSIDSASSGTASGGGPGVPFGLLGPVWTLMTTITISLCALVLLAAVLVDGPMPR, from the coding sequence ATGATGAAGGACACCGAGACCATGGAACTGCCGGGTCCGGTCGACGACGGCCTGCAGATCGAGCGCACGATCCTGGCGTGGAAGCGCAGCCTGCTGTCTGGGTCGGTGCTCCTGATCGCCGCGATGAAGGTGGGCATTCAGATCTCCCTGGCCTGGACGATAGTCATGGTGGCCGGGGCAGTCGTCGTGGCAGGATCGGTCGCAATAGCCATCACCCGGTCCTATCGCGATGCTTCTCGCCGCTTCCGCTCGATCGACTCAGCGTCATCCGGCACTGCATCGGGCGGCGGTCCGGGCGTCCCGTTCGGTCTTCTGGGCCCGGTATGGACCCTCATGACGACGATCACCATCAGCCTGTGCGCACTCGTTCTCCTGGCCGCGGTCCTCGTCGACGGCCCGATGCCGAGATAA
- a CDS encoding DUF805 domain-containing protein, which produces MAPAVGHPRPSVSFGRAVKLFFKNYATFSGRASRSEYWFSVLFNGLSILLLDALYYAVTGAGIFYGARLADMADDTATKGMLLALLLFAFMVGTLIPNLSITWRRLHDANSSGAIYFLSWIPWVGSIILLVFVTRPSNPTAWQRFDTGRLPAET; this is translated from the coding sequence ATGGCACCCGCTGTGGGGCATCCCCGGCCGTCGGTCTCCTTCGGTCGCGCGGTCAAGCTCTTCTTCAAGAACTACGCCACCTTCAGCGGGCGAGCGTCCCGGTCGGAGTACTGGTTCTCAGTGCTCTTCAACGGTCTTTCCATCCTGCTCCTGGACGCCCTCTACTACGCGGTCACGGGCGCCGGCATCTTCTACGGTGCCCGCCTCGCGGATATGGCTGATGACACAGCCACTAAGGGCATGCTCCTGGCCCTGCTCCTCTTCGCTTTCATGGTTGGGACCTTGATCCCGAATCTCTCGATCACCTGGCGGCGCCTCCACGACGCCAACAGCTCCGGGGCGATCTACTTCCTGTCCTGGATCCCGTGGGTCGGGAGCATCATCCTTCTGGTCTTCGTCACCCGCCCCTCCAACCCGACCGCGTGGCAGCGTTTCGACACAGGCAGGCTTCCCGCCGAGACCTGA
- a CDS encoding anaerobic sulfatase maturase, protein MTHAFSPRNASGQTRRPFSSLAKPTGAACNLDCTYCFFLSKELLYDRAGQQMSEETLERYIADFLDSQPDGDVSLEWQGGEPTMRGLPFFRRAVELAEQYRRPAQTVHHSIQTNGTLIDDEWATFLADNGFLVGLSMDGPAEDHDAYRVNRAGRPTHDQVLRGWKILRAHGVETNILCTVHAANADHPLEVYRYFRDELGATYLQFIPIVERASRKLLPLADAGWHEPGQARPLYTQKGRYVTERSVGPEQWGRFMSDIWDEWVTRDVGTVYVQHFDTALGNAMGQYSMCVHSPTCGDAVAVLHNGDVYACDHYVEPDYARGNIADVSLRDVLDSKDQRQFGTDKATTLSQQCQDCPVKWACWGGCPKDRFVPTDGGRHQQNYLCAGYYEFFSHTTPDIARMSQLIRMGRPAAAIMKLPTTRR, encoded by the coding sequence ATGACCCACGCATTCAGCCCACGCAACGCCTCCGGACAAACACGTCGCCCCTTCTCCTCCCTGGCGAAACCCACCGGGGCCGCCTGCAACCTGGACTGCACCTACTGCTTCTTCCTGTCCAAGGAGCTGCTCTACGACCGTGCCGGCCAGCAGATGAGCGAGGAGACCCTGGAGCGCTACATCGCCGACTTCCTGGACTCCCAGCCCGACGGCGACGTCTCCCTTGAGTGGCAGGGCGGGGAGCCCACCATGCGGGGCCTGCCGTTCTTCCGCCGGGCCGTCGAGCTGGCCGAGCAGTACCGCCGCCCGGCCCAGACCGTCCACCACTCGATCCAGACCAACGGCACCCTCATCGACGACGAGTGGGCCACCTTCCTGGCCGACAACGGGTTCCTCGTCGGGCTGTCGATGGACGGTCCGGCTGAGGACCACGACGCCTACCGGGTCAACCGGGCCGGGCGCCCCACCCACGACCAGGTGCTGCGCGGCTGGAAGATCCTCCGGGCCCACGGCGTCGAGACCAACATCCTGTGCACGGTCCACGCCGCCAACGCCGACCATCCCCTGGAGGTCTACCGGTACTTCCGCGACGAGCTCGGCGCCACCTACCTCCAGTTCATCCCCATCGTCGAACGCGCCTCCCGCAAGCTCCTCCCCCTGGCCGACGCCGGCTGGCACGAACCCGGCCAGGCCCGCCCGCTGTACACCCAGAAGGGCCGCTACGTCACCGAACGCAGCGTCGGGCCCGAGCAGTGGGGGCGGTTCATGAGCGACATCTGGGACGAGTGGGTGACCCGCGACGTCGGCACCGTCTACGTCCAGCACTTCGACACCGCACTGGGCAACGCCATGGGGCAGTACTCCATGTGCGTGCACTCCCCGACCTGCGGAGACGCCGTCGCCGTGCTCCACAACGGCGACGTCTACGCCTGCGACCACTACGTCGAGCCCGACTACGCCCGCGGCAACATCGCCGACGTCTCACTGCGCGACGTCCTCGACTCCAAGGATCAGCGCCAGTTCGGCACCGACAAGGCCACCACCCTGTCACAGCAGTGCCAGGACTGCCCCGTGAAGTGGGCCTGCTGGGGAGGCTGCCCCAAGGACCGCTTCGTGCCCACTGACGGCGGCCGCCACCAGCAGAACTACCTGTGCGCCGGCTACTACGAGTTCTTCTCCCACACCACCCCCGACATCGCACGGATGTCCCAGCTCATCCGGATGGGACGCCCGGCAGCGGCCATCATGAAGCTGCCGACCACCCGCCGCTGA
- a CDS encoding carbon-nitrogen hydrolase family protein yields MRIALMQVITGRDVDANLDLVRSQTALAAAEGAELVVFPEATMRAFGHNLTRIAEPLDGPFATGIREIAREHRVTVAAGMFTPGDEGRVRNTLLVARPDGAVIGYDKIHLFDAFGFAESDTVTPGTEPTVCTIAGAPVGLAVCYDVRFPNLFIRLAEAGARIILLPASWGAGITDEQRVAKLDQWRLLARARALDSTCFIVAVGQGNPATIGQEPSTAPTGIGHSMAIAPDGRILCELGDGQEFRIVDIDPDAVEPVRASIPVLANRRI; encoded by the coding sequence ATGCGGATTGCACTCATGCAGGTGATCACCGGACGAGACGTCGACGCGAACCTGGACCTCGTCCGCTCCCAGACCGCCCTGGCGGCGGCCGAAGGCGCCGAACTCGTCGTCTTCCCCGAGGCCACGATGCGCGCCTTCGGCCACAACCTCACCCGCATCGCCGAACCGCTCGACGGCCCCTTCGCCACCGGGATCCGGGAGATCGCCCGTGAGCACCGCGTCACCGTCGCCGCCGGCATGTTCACCCCCGGCGACGAGGGCCGGGTCCGCAACACCCTGCTGGTCGCCCGCCCCGACGGCGCGGTGATCGGCTACGACAAGATCCACCTCTTCGACGCCTTCGGCTTCGCCGAGTCCGACACCGTGACCCCTGGCACCGAACCGACCGTCTGCACCATCGCCGGCGCCCCGGTGGGCCTGGCCGTCTGCTACGACGTCCGCTTCCCGAACCTGTTCATCCGCCTCGCCGAGGCCGGGGCGAGGATCATCCTCCTGCCGGCGTCCTGGGGTGCCGGGATCACCGACGAGCAGCGCGTCGCCAAGCTCGACCAGTGGCGTCTGCTCGCCCGCGCCCGCGCCCTGGACTCCACCTGCTTCATCGTCGCCGTCGGCCAGGGGAACCCGGCCACCATCGGGCAGGAGCCCTCGACCGCCCCGACCGGAATCGGCCACAGCATGGCGATCGCCCCCGACGGGCGGATCCTCTGCGAGCTCGGCGACGGCCAGGAGTTCCGGATCGTCGACATCGATCCCGACGCCGTCGAGCCGGTCCGCGCCTCGATCCCGGTCCTGGCCAATCGGAGGATCTGA
- a CDS encoding YidH family protein, translated as MRDDSTAAAHRRGRAPRWVYGSGKEPDPRFSLANERTFLAWIRTAMALIAGAVAVHAVTLPVAHWVSVAVSVILLIGGAALPPIAWWMRCLTERAMRLGRSLPSTLVTEALLAVTLVGVTALFAVGIYLE; from the coding sequence GTGCGTGACGACAGCACCGCTGCGGCGCATCGGCGCGGCCGGGCGCCCCGGTGGGTCTACGGCTCGGGCAAGGAGCCGGACCCCCGGTTCTCCCTGGCGAACGAGCGGACCTTCCTGGCGTGGATCCGCACTGCGATGGCCCTGATTGCCGGGGCCGTCGCGGTGCACGCCGTCACGCTGCCGGTCGCCCATTGGGTGTCGGTCGCCGTTTCGGTGATCCTTCTCATCGGCGGGGCTGCGCTGCCGCCGATCGCCTGGTGGATGCGATGTCTGACCGAGCGCGCTATGCGCCTCGGGCGGTCGCTGCCCAGCACTCTGGTGACTGAGGCGCTGCTGGCCGTGACGCTGGTAGGAGTCACGGCGCTGTTCGCTGTGGGGATCTACCTCGAATGA
- a CDS encoding M23 family metallopeptidase — MSATISLDFPFTGRWTVQNSPADRVPSHGTDLFATALAIDFVPVNADGRTAPFTAGSLVRPEPPERFPGFGRAILAPADGVVVAVADAALDHPAYRGLPSLRYAMTQRRRIAEGWPALAGNHVMIGCGEAVIALCHLRHGSIGVEVGARVATGERVGECGNTGNSTEPHIHIQSMDSPDPSRARPVPMTFRGSLPRNGEIIDAG, encoded by the coding sequence ATGAGCGCCACGATCAGCCTCGATTTCCCATTCACCGGGCGGTGGACGGTGCAGAACAGCCCCGCCGACCGGGTCCCGAGCCACGGGACCGACTTGTTCGCCACCGCCCTGGCCATCGACTTCGTCCCCGTCAATGCCGACGGCCGCACCGCGCCGTTCACGGCCGGCTCCCTGGTGCGCCCCGAACCCCCGGAGCGGTTCCCGGGGTTTGGGCGGGCAATCCTGGCCCCGGCCGACGGCGTCGTCGTGGCCGTCGCCGACGCCGCCCTCGACCACCCGGCCTATCGGGGCCTTCCGTCACTGCGCTACGCGATGACTCAGCGCCGCAGGATCGCGGAGGGGTGGCCGGCGCTGGCCGGCAACCACGTGATGATCGGCTGTGGGGAGGCGGTGATCGCGTTGTGCCATCTGCGCCACGGCAGCATCGGGGTGGAGGTCGGTGCCCGGGTCGCCACCGGGGAGCGCGTCGGCGAGTGCGGGAACACCGGCAACAGCACCGAGCCTCACATCCACATCCAGTCCATGGACTCCCCCGATCCGAGTCGCGCCCGACCGGTCCCGATGACCTTCCGGGGTTCCCTCCCCCGCAACGGCGAGATCATCGACGCCGGATGA